The genomic segment gggcatctgacaaggatgcctcctgggcgcctcctgggtgaggtgttccgggcatgtcccaccgggaggaggccccggggcagacccaggacacgctggagagattatatctctcggctggcctgggaacgccttggtattcccccggataagctggaggaggtggctggggagagggaggtctgggcttctctgcttaggctgctgcccccgcgacccggcctcggataaagcggatgaagatggatggatggatggatggatggattttcttTCAGCCATCTGAATCAGCAGAGTCTCCATCACAAATTTAGTTTTACATCTTTGTTTTGTATTATGAACAGTCAGTGAATCTCTGCTGTTAAACACACGGATGAGTTACAGCTCAaagtctgacacacacacacagggattCCTTCATTAAactgtctgcctgtttgagctgAAATCTTCCTCAAAAGCTGGAATTCAGTAATTTCATCTGTGACCAACGAAGTCACACGATAATAAACTGGAAGCAGAACCTAAAAACATGAACCCACTGAGACACTCTTGACTCAGCTCTACACTGACTCAAATCACACAGAGTGACATGGATCCATGAATATTTGTAAAGACACACAAagaacacactcacacagatttgtgtttattattcaGATGTTTTTATTGATATATGAAAATCTGAAACATAGTTTTATAAACAAGGACTCATTATAGAAGTTTCTGTACACACTGAGATCACCTGAGACtgagttcagataaaactgatttTAGCAACATTAATTTGACTTTTATCTTCTATGTTTTTGTTGCAGGAAGAGAGTCCAGGTAAAATCTGCTGGATCAAACACGTGAAGCTGTGGTGAGAGAGTGGCTGAAAGAAGCTATAGTTGGATTTCATAGGTaatgaaactaaactaaactttaTTGACACACATGATGGCAGGCAAAACAGCTCATATAGGTGATTAAATTAAAGCAGGTGAAGCAGCTAAACAGGAAGCATACAGGACAGAGGAATCAGATGTTCATTACAGGTGAACTCTGCACAGTCACACTGATTATGAGGTCATTATATAAtgttgatgacatcatcactgtGAGCCAATCAGCTGCACTCGTTTCCTTTGATGAGAAAAAAGGTTCCAGCAGCCACACCGAGCAGACCCACAGTCAGACCCACTCCACAGAACGCCGCAGGTCCAAAACCTGGATCAGACTGAGCAGAAGCCTGCACATCtggagacagaaacacacagagagacatgaACTTCACATCTGGAGACAAAGAGGAGAAACAGTGTACCACACACATCTGGAGACAAACTATCAGATCAGATCCAGCTGCTCTGATGAACACTGGGCTCAGGCTTCACCTCTGTATCTCTGTCAGTGTtctctgtttaaataaagttttctcACCATAGATCTTGGTTGCTGGTTGTGTCAGGGCCAGATGTTGCACTGTACAGCTGTAGATGTCTCCCTGCTGTGGGGTGAACTGCAGTCTGGAGATCTGGGTGAAGGTCCCATCTTTGTTGGGATAGGGAACATTGATGCTGGATCTTTCTGTGACCTTCTGCTCGTTCTTGGTCCAGGAGACGTTGACAGGAGCAGGATAGAAACCAGTCACATGACAGATCAGAGTGTTCTTCTCTCCAAACTCCACCTCATCTCTGGTGTAGATCATCACAGCTGAAGGAGCATctgtgcacaaacacatcaggCAGAGGACGGTCAAAGCTTCAGCTGGTTTCCATCAGCaggtaattttatttattaataaacatcAATAAAATGTTCAGGTATTCACTCAGATAATGCCATCATTGTATGTGTGAGAGAAACTAGTCTGAGGTCAGAATCATGAAGTTAAACTAGAGAAAGATGACCACAGACAGAACTCAGTTCAGCTTCAGAGTAAACACAGGTGAGGCGAGACAAATGTTAAATGTTTGCATTCACCGTGTTCTAGAGGGTAGTCCTTCATCATTTTACGAAGAGTCTGCAGGTTCTGTTTGCAGACCTGTTGATTAGCCACAGCTTGTTCATAACATCCTGGGCAAGTGATAAGATCAGCAAAAGGAGGCAGAGAGTTGATATCCTCCTGTTTTTTGAAGTCTGCGTAGCGAACCTCTTCACCATCCAGTCCATACATGTCCTCTCCATCAGAGTCTGAACAGCCAACGATGCCAATGTCCTCATGAAGAACTGAAACATATCaaacactgatcaatgaccTGATCAATAATCTGAACAATAACCTGCTGACAGTTtacagcaggggtccccaatctcagtccatgagggctggtgtcctgcaggtgttagatgtgtccttgatccatcacagctgatttaaatgactaaatgacctcctcaacatgtcctgaagttctccagaggcctggtaatgaactaatcatgtgattcaggtgtgttgacccagggtgagatcaaaaacctgcagggataccggccctcatggactgagattggggacccctggtttaCAGAGACAAACTCACCGtcagcagagacagagaggacacaggagagaaagaggagcagctccttcatcttcatcagcagctctctgacagtcaaactgtgagtgtgtgagtgaacCTCacagtgtgtgagagtgaacTGACTGCaagtgctgcagcagcagctgagctCTAACACagagcagccaatcacagagctcACTCCCCATGATGTCATTAGTGTCCAGGCAGACAGCAGCTGGAGGAGAACATGATCTGACACAGACAACATCAATCATTAATCAATATTTATAGactcttcaaaataaagttcagcctgatcaGTTTCCACTCTGAGGATTttcaaaaactttattttaatgaaatgactcattttgtttaaaaacactgtaaaatatgaCTATTTCTTATTTAAATAGTTTCCAGTTTAAAACACACACGTGAGTTCATGTGTGTTACTGTGACAGTGAGAGTCACAGCTGTGTTTGTCAGCAGGAAActtttacaaacacaaaaactttaCGCCTGTTGTAGATCCATCCAGCaggccagattggagtctttgcaaGGCCGATCCTGGCctcaggccttatgtttgacacctctACAATAATCTGATCAGGTTTCAGAGAGTGATTATTTATCAGATGGCTCAGTAGTTAACCTGCTGTCAGAGGAGCAGCTGAGGTAGAGCTGTTCATCAGCCAATCAGCTCTTTGCTGTCACACagctcacctgtgcaggtggtGAGTCATTCCATCTCAAATcattggctgtgtcccaattcagccACCGCACGCTTCAAGTATGCATTTTGAGACCTATTacatcacagcgacgcgacgacggctgtcccaatccgaagtgtactccaaatgcgccgtcgatttccccaaatatcaagcgtggtccggttggtcccatatatcccagacttcatagcgtggcggtgggtgtggataattttgccacAAATGGCTAAAGCAGGGcagccgaagagtaaacttttaaaagtaagtactgaatatgatgccacttatttatgtgcgaatgtttaataatgaagaacattgaaacattactgttggccacatgtcggcaaagttgtgtgacattagtgatgtttgtactttcagcgttaacttggttttaaagcctttactttaaaatatacgctgttcaatagtcgaccttaatcttacagagaatgtgatgattttatggataattaaagtcagtcatatgtccacaaacacaacaagctgaaagtcagtgatgctgctcggtttgcagtcctgaatatcacggcacaagcaggattcactgcactgttaatgttagctatgttatattgctgcctctgttcggtggtgtcgagccaaacggactttaacgtgtgtttgaacgagctgacggttcactcgttaagctgaaaaaaagatgctttaatcacaggagtcacacatgtgtccactgtaccatctgggaactcttcttgtttagcactcgtaataacacaaacactaaatcctccttctcttgtgctgttttgtagcagtgtgtacacctgagactgtcacctgtctgtctgtcctgcactctctctctgtttctttctctctgattgtgtaataaaactatgaacatgtatttataagttacacttgtgtttgaatcctgcagcttatcacacatttgatttccatgtgtgacaactgcaagtgtccagagtgaggacagactgagggacccactgctgcacatcatctgtgaggctttgcacccctgatgatccaccaggacaaactcagcagtgtgtgaggaagaggaggaggaagaggctccattctgctgctgatacatactttaggtttctgaatattaaacttgtttctgcctttcatagtgtgtaactaaggccctgagtactttctcccacactgaaaacactggaatgataacattatttgaacattacctaataagactgattcaggacaattagttatgttaaactttcctagcagtccttcacaaacagggaacagtctgtctattctctccatctgtcagctgctgctgctaaaaataaatgtttgtttcagttctatgaagctttgagtattttggattagtagcactgctgtgtttgttgcatcctattgctgtaattgtttatatgctttatatattctgaggtaagttgatctatagtgttacatcatattctataaggatgttatgtgtttgtagactttctgcccagtttgacccatttagcagaagtcagcctgtttaaggctctgatgtctattctgtatgacttaaagcagttatgacatggtctgactTTCTCACcaaataaaggaatatttaatatatcagtctactcttcattctatcagaaacagttttcacagatcgtacattttcctttttacagatgtatgtaagcattgagccaaatgtaataatgccaacatattaaacgaacaatatttgtctcttatgtataatacatctatatatacactgtcaaaggtacttgtctttgagtgacgatttaaggtgataggacatatgaataactgcaacttgaatctttgacccagagttcaagctcactgctgtaatatatatatatatatatatatatatatatatatcaggggcgattttagcccagtTTTGGGGgagctttgattcattttgggggcgcccccaaaatgaatcaaagcaccaccaaagatttcttactttttttgacaatatttgctgtttgtgtgacacactactaaaaatataaaaaacatacagtacttggttgagacggaacattttaacaacaaaagtatagataacccctgccccctcccaaaatggtttgttccaggtCGCCCCCATTCTGGCTCTAGGCTCGTTGCTGCCAGAGCAATGgtagctgagacgcagcggagcggaggtggagtgcctggattaaaacaggacatattagcagcatttaaccttcagttactctttatgtagttagataggagtcatgtttctttttagctgaaaaaccttacacccaggtaacctgcagtgttgaaaacgtgttttccaatgatgtttgctaccctacaatccgtcctactctgtagtaaattcagcgacatttgaccatcctgtttctcccactgaaatgtatacagcctatttaaaatctaaaacttaaaattgcccgtagcctgctgttgttaccactgtcctgtttgaaatggatactaactagctaactgactgaatgcccattaaccttataactcctgttgtgtgtgtgtgtgtgtgtgtgtgtgtgtgtgtgtttgtgtagagagagacagccaggttcataacggatataaggaagttttttcaaaaacaggagccacattcaggtaaaagtgtaagaacaaatgatccatcaataaaggataatgttggatcagtgtttcaatattttatatcttttattagatgttcatgtggtttggttatttgccttttggttgaaagtacactgtgAGAGGACTTttcgttagtgatcttaataaaaaaaaaattcatattaatgtaattttttcatctaattgaatccaatctatttgtgtatgattgtcagtccaaagagggagagaggaaagaggggaacgtgaggagaaagtacaaggtcaggaagaaccaggtaaggaaacagacagggaacagtgacaggcaaaacagaaactgttaaactgacaaagagaaaaaacctgattttactcacacaatcaGGAAGTTGCTTTCTCCCtgtattaaagctgctatacagaatctgcaaaacaaactgggttgaaacatttttgaccctctttaacaacattccaacataacattatcattgattggggagattaaaattaatgatatatttttatgtggttcagccacaactctactaaaacctcagccagtaataggtaggccaacttttggactgtccagttgtctgtatgactgccgcatAGAGACTTATGCGGCAGagaaacacttatcagtgtttctcaaactttttacagtgtgtaccacctgagaaaaatgtcaagctctcccaagtaccactatgaaagcatgaaactgaagtaaactgagtgcaaaacatgcactcagtttacttcttacgcactatgagcatcatttaaataacctttatcaggtttgatggttttgttacagacttctcaaaaaagtgttttgcttttctttcacaaatgtgggggttgtgttaaaatgtacaaaacggtgatgtcatgttttgtgacgaggatccaggcacagagagacttgatgaatttaagaatcttatgatttaataaagaaatttgcagacttgcacagagatggtaaaattatgatgactgataacggagatgaagacaacagacgatgaggacagggaggaacaggggtttaaatgcaccaaggagacagtcagagggaactaaagcgccttgaggcgacttttgttgtgatttggcgctatataaataaaattgaattgaattgaattgaattgaattgaactcgggacaactggagacatttaaggatgcatggactcacagagacagggaagaagtctcatcgtgacgtgtaaagtttatcttgcctggctgggcagctctctgggtgctcagcacccccaaagctctgatcctagaatcgcccctgatatatatcataataatctgacaataaatataatattggcgatattatatttacattaccacagtgagatgattttagtctcatgaacaacatcaGCTAAtagttatttactagctaatcttaaaatgactgttcagtacagaaatgaagcccaactatcatgttttacagtcctgtggtttCATCCTCAGatactaatcaaagtgatgtcataaaaaatgaatgaacaacaaaacattttttatccttcatttctgtcacacaatgctgtatgaaacgtttcttgcggttagtatcatggttgctaggcaacctgagcagcgcgACGatggctagaccgtcccatttcacaagcctctcacttccgcacttctcgcACTTATGGgactttggagttgacgtcacgccgcagtgcattgtgggatcgCGGCACCATGACTGAAggccacaaatcaaaacaaacacactgtgttggaagCAGGACTGTCAGAACCATGCTTAAAATCAGTGCAAAAGACAAAGGGCTGTATCCCGATTGCGCCCAGACgccaagagacggtacttgGAAAAAATAGCGTTAATcggtaatgtggacccgtatgaaataaggCAGTGGAGCGGAAACCCAGACAGCCTACCGCCGTTGTCCTATTCCGATATTTTCgtgtaccttgtctgtggagtcagcgcatacacggcGAATCATTTTCAGAATTATAAATTCCTGGAGGCGCACATCTAATTCACAAACGGttgggtacaagatttggccgtttttaagcctccacgttGTGAGTACGTTGaccatatgaccaagatacagcttGAGGTTGCACATAACATTGACTTCTCCTCAGCAGCTGCCCCCAAAATTGCTCTAGATGAACGATTCAcgattgatgccagctgtgagttgccatgtaaatagtttgcatttcatgtgtacctgcacatgtacttgctaagtacatgtgaacagatcttgaataaaaaacaataagcatacttttcttttctgttttattgaaaccacTTTACAGAtagtacaattatttacaatgaattgtacatgcaacacagcagtTTTATGAATAttcaacaagagcaagtttcatttggccctggtttgacaaccacactggggcacattttcaccaaaacacagcaaaccttaacaatcttatcaagcagtgttgtgtcttcaccctcacatgatATGAGTAACTCCCGTCCACAGCCTCCATGACATGGTGATTTTGTTGTTGgtcttctgtcagatcttcatctattacttctgcacggggcacaccttcatactctgcagctgcataataaAAGcgtgtaagataaaattagtgcatctgtgaaggttctcagtcatccaggtcatcgtagtctaaggagcttggaaagaaaagcgtctggacttctttgagttgcttgaagacgtttcacctctcatccgagaagcttcttcagttctaaggctcaattggtggggagtcccagatttaaacccagtgggagtttcccccccaaagagggacaaaggaccccctgatgatcctctacctaatcacatgagccaaggtgtgaaagcaggTGGGGGTCCTAATCAaccagggtttcaggtgagctcattgtgaaacctggccccaccctatcatgtgatttcctgaggtcagatggcccaggatgtgagtgggcgttaaggcgtctgggaagggatctcaaaactggattatagatggcagacagttggtgtcgtaaaccaccacctctgttcaaagatggtagctcacagtggacgtaaatggcttctttcactcctctttcaaaccatctgtcctctctgtccaaaatgtgaacgttggcatcctcgaaagagtgacctttatccttaagatgcagatggacagctgAGTCTtttcccgtggaggtggctcttctatgttgtttcatgcgcttgtgaagtggctgtttggtctctccgatgtagaggtctgggcattcctcgctg from the Oreochromis niloticus isolate F11D_XX linkage group LG7, O_niloticus_UMD_NMBU, whole genome shotgun sequence genome contains:
- the LOC100702234 gene encoding H-2 class II histocompatibility antigen, A-U alpha chain → MKMKELLLFLSCVLSVSADVLHEDIGIVGCSDSDGEDMYGLDGEEVRYADFKKQEDINSLPPFADLITCPGCYEQAVANQQVCKQNLQTLRKMMKDYPLEHDAPSAVMIYTRDEVEFGEKNTLICHVTGFYPAPVNVSWTKNEQKVTERSSINVPYPNKDGTFTQISRLQFTPQQGDIYSCTVQHLALTQPATKIYDVQASAQSDPGFGPAAFCGVGLTVGLLGVAAGTFFLIKGNECS